The Ahaetulla prasina isolate Xishuangbanna chromosome 7, ASM2864084v1, whole genome shotgun sequence genome segment GTTTTAGACTTCACTTCCAACCAGCACTTCAAGAGGCTTTTGGAGGTGTAGCCCCAAACATTTGGAGAATGATAAATTGCCAAGTCTTGATAAAACAATGTCAAGATATGTAAGAGGAACTGCTGAAGAGACGTCCCTTCTGAAAGATCTCAAAATCAGCAACTGCATTCTACGAATATCAGTTCTCAGGCAGCATTCATGATAGGGATTCATAATGAGAATTACTTTAATTTGCTGTTGACGCTGCAGTCCACAAAACCTCATCTTCTTTATAAGATTGTCCTAAATGAGATGGTGGACCAATAACTGCAATTCCAAAGAATTATGGGAGACATATTTCTCCCAAAGGTTGCTAAGTTTATTTTGAGCAAAACACCTACAATTTACACAATCTGGTATGTGTGAAAGTCATGGACATCACCTGCTGATTGCACCTCCTTATTATCACAACTCTTCACCTGCTTACTTTTGAGAAGGGGATATGAAAAGGGGATGATCAACACTTCCTACAAGCACATGAAACTGCTGCAGGCCTGCTGCTCTTACCACTTCACCTCTGCCTTCGGTTTCAAACCCTCTCCCTCCGCTCCTGCAGTATTACATTCAGCTTTTGAAACATCTTCCTTTCTCAAaaatgctgtccttttttgaccTGCTGGTTGGCTGCTGAAACAAACATCTCAAATCCTCAGTATGCAAAGCTACTTGTGTGGCTTTTCGAGTCCCAGTTCCTttcacaacaaaattaaaattgaacagTTGTCTGAGCTGATAAATTAGTACAATCCTAGGTTGCTCTGCAAACTATTGGGTGGTGGCGGCTGCAATTTTAGGACGATAAGCCCATTATTCATTAAAGCCGTTGGACCTTTCTCAGACTTTTGCTTGAGCTATGTCTGGAGGTCTGAAAAATGTCAGGCTAGTTTAATGAATAGCAAAAATGCTGTACCTTCACGAAGTACAATCTTCCCAATCATTTTCAAAGCCTTATCAGCGATATTGAATAATTTATACTACATTTCAGTGAACCACATGGATGAAGGATTACAGTTCAAAATTTAAATTAGGACTATGTAGATTAATATATAGGAGTAACTTCCGTGCTTTCTTACAGTTTCTTAAAGTTTCTCCAGTCGGATTGCCATTAAAATCATGTCATATTACACTGTTTTTGATCCAGTGCGACCATCTGAATGGACAGGCCAAAGCCTTTGAGATATTGCAGAGATTTATGGACCATCGTGTTTCAAGTTGGAAGAAGTCTTGGgcaagacaaatagctgtcctgcAGGTGAGTAAAGTTACCTGTGAAATAAGAGCAAGCTTCCAATCTGGACTGGAATGATGTCATTGGAAAAGGAATCTGTCTCCCTATTTAATATTTTTGCCACAGAAATATCTGGATTCTTCTCTCCCAAAAATAACAAAGGCAATCATAGTTTTATAGATTTGccataggttttaagtttgctacaaaacaaaatagaatCTGGAAAGAGTTGCTTGTTGTATTTCTGAAATCCACTAAGTTATAGTTTTATGCATCTCTCAGTCTCATCTTCCACATAAATACTACAAATGGAAAACATTCATCTTAAGATCAGGAAGCTAAACTGGATTTTCAAAATCATTACGATGTTCATTTGGGATATGTTGAACTACATGTTAATAATAATGTTAGAGTTATCCTAACATTATCCTCCAATTAGATCAATCTTAATTGATTAACCACATGCTTTTAATTGGttgattaaattttatttatttgcatataaATCAATAGTTCTGAATCAAAAtacttcttcaaatgttttagacgATGCATGTAGGCACTGCTTAAAAGCACAGGAAGAGAAAGTAATTTTTCCTAAGATGCTTGCCATCTATTGCTTAGAGAAGAACCTTTATTGAAAATTATCAGGTTTAAAATTTTGCTATCCAATTAattaactcactggagaagagcctaatgctgggaaagattgaggacaaaagaagaaggggatgagagagaatgagatggctggatggagtcactgaagcaataggcgtgagcttaaatggactccagaggatggtagaggacaggaaggcctggaggaacgttgttcatggggtcgcagtggttcagacacgacttcgcaactaacaacaacaatcccatTAATTGGAAACACTTTTCGATGAATGGGTTAAAATTAGTTGATCAGTCTAACTGTGATGACTCCCCTGGATACTTCTCCAGATAACTCTCCAGATGCCAGCTTGGAGGAAGATGAACCAGTTCCAGGAAGCACATCTGGAGGGGAGTTGGTTAATCACTCCAAGCAGCTGTCTGAGAGGGATTTGGCTAAAGCCCATCTGCAGCAGGACAGCCCTGAGGCTTCAGGTGGAGAAAGCATGTAGCTGCAGCCAAtcagtgatgaggaagaggaactgccttctgcacctgtTCCATGAACATGTAGGAAAgagttgttgtggtccaccagcagcctgcagagctggcagcaaagtcggacagtgagaagactggggaggacaatgggccagtcctggagtcaggagccagtcctggagtcagcctggacgagggttctgcatcagagatggggccatctgggagagatgcgcggactccggagcctccagaggcggacagcagagaggcagaggaacaggaggagcctgttcctagtgtacgcatgcaaagagttgccagaaggcaagagcagctaaagcaaaaagaatgactcaggagtaaggtcaggagatgattggcccctcccataaggcttaaaagagcagcaacggttcttgggctctttgtaggaaagcaacgttgctacatttgtttctagtctgcgtctcttgtttctgaacttcgtggggctttgccaagaaaagtctttggcagggtgccaaaggttTTCGATAAAGCCGAAGGACTTttcctgaaggactttgttttggaattaatttggactaagctgagaatgaagtaattctcagctgttctaataaaatatgtttgtttaggactggttgtgtctggtaataactacttgggcctaggtcacaacaagaaTAAAGAAAAGGAGCAGAGAAGGACAGCCAGATTACTCATGAGGAGAAAACCTCGCCCTTCTTTATGGGCTGCACCAGAaactggctatttagcacagcagacagatggaaGCGATGCTGGGAATAATGTGTTCATTTCCTAGCTGTTGTTATGATTCTTGCCTTGCTTGGACTGACAATGTGCCTTGACTTGCATTGTGCCTTATGAACTTAGACTTTTGTTGCCTCATGAACTCTCTtgtattgtggatttaattttgccttgTGAGTTTATTTTGActgggaaactttcaagtgccttgtggCCTCGTTGGCCATTGCTTGTGGTCTGCTTATGGTTGGATTTAATTGGGACAGGTCTGTGTTTTTGGTGAACGGAATTGCAGAGGAATATTAATAATCCTACTAAATACagctatgtgtatgtgtgtgtgtgtgagggggacaGCACATTAACCAACTACTTAAGAGAACTGGGATCCTAAATAATATTACTAcagctatttataaaaaaaatcattattacaCATCTCAAAATCAAACAAGTAGGAATGCAGAAATAATTTTAACATGACCAGCAaagcagaattttgaatatacttCTCTCTATACAATATACATTCCATTCAGTCACAGACTTTCAATatttgtgtgtggtgtgtgtgtgtgtgtgtgtgtacatgtacatACTTATATGTAAAAATCagtgtttcttcttctttccaatGTTAAAAGATAACATCATAATatcactttctttaaaaataattattgttgAGGTCTGGAACTGAGATAAAATTGCATTacttcaggattttttttctcctgttatTCTAGAAATATAGGTAACCGCCTAAAAGAAGATTACCGTATTATATAATATTTCAGTCTATTCAATGAGCCTTTTAAAATTTTGCTATACTTCAGAACATGATAGACTTTTACAGGAAAAGCACCCCTAAATTGCAGACTATTCTTTGCTATGGTATGAAGTTTAGGGTTGGGGATGTCATTTAAATCTGTGGGGTGTAAGGGGTCCattcttcccctttccccttttgtGCAATGATCTTCTCCAAAGACCCAAGCTGAGGAATGACAGATGCAAACAGCAGTGTATAGATCTGAGAAATCCTGTATACGTACCGTGTCGTTCTATTGCTCAGATATGTTAGGAAGCAAAGGAAGTGATGGAGCTTAATTGAATAGGAAAAAAGCCAAAGATTCTTTTGTGCTCTGACCTGTCTCAGAacctctggggggaaaaaatctgaagTCTCATTCATAGGAAAAAGTGCTACAGTAATTTTGTTATATCGAAACAATCAATTGGATCCCTAAGAATGTTCTGTCTCTGAAAGGTTTGTGTCTAACCATCCGATCATGCCTCCTCGCATGTGATCATTTCATCAGATGAATTTCCTCTTGGACTAGGATTTCCCCTAAGGATAACTGGGAGTCACAAATAACTTTAAATAGTCTCTGGCTTCGTTGTTTCCTTTAGGGGAGAAGAGACTGAGTCATGCCATCACTTTTCaggacatttccttccttctcctattggtaaTTGGGATGCACAAATGTATGATGTTTTAATGGTctaaatcagtagtgggtttctatcAGTTCGCcctagttcgggcaaaccggtagtggcgaggGCAAGAGGCGCCGCCCATCCATCTGGACAttatcacggatgctctgtgcatgcacagaagtgcccgCGCCCGTGCGcgcacgctcacagttccaaaccggtagtgaaggtaagtggaacccacttctGGTCTAAATGTTCTGAGTCCCAAATGCATGTATATGTCTTGCAAAGCAGAGAATCAGAAATCCATAAATTTATGGTAGCCCCTGGGCCTTACTGCCCATTGcaacatttccaattttatgaccacatTTATTCACTCCCCccccaaataataaaataatattacggCAGAGGAAAACTCCGGCAATAAGAACAcaagaaactttttttctttttttttcttttttttgcctaaaCAGCATTGCATTTCAGCTTTTAATGAGGAATCTATTCTGTAAGCATAAATAACCTAAAGGCTCGGATTTAttaagaatgcaaaaaaaaaaaagaattaaaaaaataaatcagggcAAAAggaacatttccaccccaaaacaGTGTAGCACTTACTTGTCACATCTAGAGCTATTGTCACTGCAATTTTCTTACCCTGCAAACAAGGCTTTCCTTTCTTACCAaccatttaaataataaatttccaACTATGCTGCTCGCAGCATtactaaaaaaagagagagaaaaatattaacTTACAAAAAAACCAATTCTTCATACATAATTATGTCaaataaaaaatcttaaattaaacagctttctttctttctttctttctctggttATCCACATTTCATTCCAGTTTCAGGTAGCTTGGCACTGAGTAATTGAACATTAAAAAATCAAGTTTGTAGACTTCATAGAGCTGTGTCTGGTGCTCTGAACTGATGTTCTGGAAGAACTCTGCAGTCATTTCATCAGTAGTTCTTGTAGACTTTGCATAAGTGGGGAACTTGAGATAGTTTCCTACTCCTGCTAGCTGAAGGATGTAGTTGGAATCCTCCTCAAGAGTCTCGTACTTCCCTATGAGGTCGTAATGGATGTGACAAGGATGGCACAGGGAAAAGACAGTTTGCCAGTGTTCATTGAATGGCTCTTCTCTTTGAGTTTGCGGGTCTATGAGGTAAGACACAAACTCTTCGAATTTTACATCATCACCTTTCTGCAGAGCCTCCTGTGTCGCATTTTTCCTTTGGCGCTTCACGATTTTGGTACCATATCTCTTGTGAAAGGAGGTGTTATATTTTTGGGTGAATTTGTTTCTGTAGGCTGACACCAATCTCTCAAAAGGCTCACGGACAAACAAGAACTTCATGTAGTTTTTCAAGCGATGGTTGATCTCTGGGATACTGTACTGGTTGAGTGTTTTCAAGTTGGATGAGACATGGGCTTCATTTGCTGGTATCTCCATTGGATCAGTGTATTTTCCTCTCCCAGTCAACACCATCATGACTCTTTTCCAGTTGGTACAGGCCACTTTGGGGacatagcaataaatcagttcatGATCTTCATCAACCACTAAATGTTTGAGATCATTAGGTGTCAGGACACGGCGCTTCTTATTGGACATGCTGTTGGCTCGACATGTATCTGTCACTTGATCCCTCCGGATTTGATGAAGGATTGCCGTGCTGGATAATTCCAACTgtgtaaataaaacataaataaagacAGCTTAGCACTGTTTGGAAATATTTCTTTCATCTTGTTATTGATACCTTCTTCTTATCCTTGTTGCTAAAACCCACCAAAGTGGGTTTACAAACTACAGATCTCAAAGATACCCTAGGCAGAAATTGCTTCTAATTCTCTGCTAGAGCTGCTTCTAATTCTTTTCTATACACATTCTGCTGTCTTATTGAGACACAAAACTTCCATtaccactttgaaataaaagttaCTAAAAATACACTTTCCTGGAAAACTAGTGGCTTGTTCAGGAcccacctatccagtcttctatGTCTAAAACCAATATTACAACTTAGGAATGATGCTCAATCTTGTACCTTGTAGgtatattactactactactactactactactactactactactactactactactattattattattattattattattattattattattattattattattattattattattattatttatatagccgcctattcgcccatggagaTTCAAGGTGacttacaaaatataaaaccacatttaaaaacagtaaaagtaataaaactaattaaaaagaatcaaataaattaatataataaaatcacacacaccccgccccagtgacagcagatcacacaagccatttaatgggctccatcccacttcgtgttccccaggcctgctggcagaatcaggtcttcagcgccttccagaagagaattagagtgggggccattctaatctctggggaatgatgttccagagagagagagagagccatcacgcagaaggcccttcttctgggtcccaccagatgtatctCCCTCGGAGATGAGACcagcagcattccctgcctctccACTTtgatgggttgggtagatgtgaccggcaagagacagtGCCCCAGATAACTTAGTCTCAAGCCATGAAGGGATTTAAAGGTATATCTTGTATATCTTGTAGGTATACTCTTTAAATGCAGTCTGCAGTTCATAAGTTACAGTATACTTTTTGCAATTCTAGTAAGAATAAAGGTACAGTTCCTTTGTGTATCCTCTGTTCTAAAAGAACTTCTTGATGATCATAGCATTCTATATATCAGTTGCTACATTATACTCCAGCTGGGAACACAGCAGACAAATTTGCATGTAATATGCcgtttttccattctttttctccccTGTGCTGGATTTTGATGCAAGCACAATTCCCTATTACTTTCaattatgaaatatatattttttactggACTTCAAACTGGGATCAGATCCTGACACATTTCCAGTCTCTAGTAAATAAACCAACGTTGACCTATCTGGAAGCAATGGAAATTGTGGATTGATTAATTCTACATGTATTGGAATCTGCCCCAGGTAGTAAAGAAGGttgatggattaaaaaaaaagactataagcAAAAGATCCCTTCTCTGGTCAGATCAAATTGCTATCCCTGTTATAACTAAGATATCATAGTGGAGAGAAGAGTACCAAGTATCTGGTTCTGCAGAAATGTGGAATGGCAATTTCCAGAACATAATGTCCTTTCAAACCATTCTACCTACAATAATTGTATTTCTTAATGAAATACAATtctttttactagcggttctgtgggtgtggcttggtgggtgtgctgtggcttggtgggcatggcaggggaaggatattgtaaaatctccattcccaccccactcctgagggaagaatatttcaaaatctccagaggtggtgtttgccagttctccgaactactcaaaatttccactaccagttctccagaacctgtcagaacctgctgtatttcacccctgctcttatcCTAGGCCTGCCTGTCCTGCAGAGACACTTATAGTTGTAATTACAGGTGGAACTACAGATGGAAGCAAACACATTTTATTGGCTCCTAAGGACAATGCAGTCATAACCTGGTACTGAAAGTATTTCAGTCTACCGTTATGAAACAAGGCAATGataaaatataaatctttctCTTATTCTAAAAAGACTTCTTCCTGCAACTCTAGTCAAAGAGTCATTTTGAAAGAAGATCAAAACTTGGTGTGACCTTTGCTGCTGAAAACAGAAGGAGGACACCGATTTCCAAGCTCTTCTGAAAATGAACACAGTATGTGCTCCTGCTGTTGATATGTATCTCAGCCTAAGATTAATTGCTTTGTCTTCCTCATTGGCAGTGACCTTGGCGTGTGAAATAAACTTTGTGGAAATGCACCAAAggaattttaaaatatgcttcCCGGTAgtagttgttttattttgttttgctatcAGTGCTGGCTTCTGAGACCCACAACATCAAATAGGGCAAGCATCAGTTGGCTTTTAACAGACTTTTTGCTTATCATATTTTTTGTTTCTACATTGATATATTTATTAAGGATGTTTGTAGTTCCAAAttgaataaattttatttttttagaatgggTTAAAGTATAGGATAGGAATACATTCTTTTTCCTATTTTAGTCCTCTAATCCTTGTCACACTGCAAGTTTTCTGGGTAGATTATTTAGTTACTTAAGATATCGCAGCAAAAAAAGAACAACCCTGTAATACACTGGGACATAGTGCATGGATGTTCCAATCTATAAAAAAAGCCATTATAACAATGTGATGTCAAAGGATGTCAAAACTCATTGAGCAAAAGTCCTACAGTTTAAGCATTAATATCCCAAATTGCTTTTCAACGTAGCCAGGAATATTTATTGTAAAAATTATGCTAACTCAATTAACTTCCATTATATTGACCAACAGAGTGTTAAGACATGAATTACTGAATTAGTTGTGGGATTGGTTCCCACAACTAACCATTGTTAATTTACAATGCAAtactttaattgcaaattacactATTTGTGCAAAACCATGACAGATGGGACATCATGTACCATCCCTTGCTGCCACTTGAGGACATCCATGCAGGGATTATAATTGTTAAGTGTTGCATTCATCTAACATGCTGAGCTTACTCTAATACCATAACTCAGACATTACTGAGAAGTGATCCATTAAATATACTTTGACTTTCCTTTTAGGAGACATATTGATATTATCAATATCTCCCAGAGACTAGAATGGCCCCACTCTAAGACTCttccggaaggcgctgaagaactggttctgccagtgggcctggggaacctagAGTGggttggagcccattaaatgtctCGTGATCTGCTGTTGCCAGGGCAGGGGTGAGATTTtgctatattgtactatattaatttatttgattctttttattagttttattgttttaaatgtggttttatattctgtaagccgccttgagtcgccatgcagcaatataaattaaataaataaattctaatatCCAGAATGTATTCTCATAAGAAGCAGTTTTTTTACATTTGCATTAGTATTGGCTGCATCCATTAAAATAGGTATtattcccaccccatcccattaTTTAAAAGCACAGAGCTAAAATACCccaagagccacagtggcgcagtggttagagtgcaatactgcaggctacttctgctgactgccagctgactgcagtttggcagttcaaatctcatcaggctcaaggttgactcagcctttcatccttccaaggtgggtaaatggaggacccagattgttgggggcaataggctgactatgtaaactgcttagagaggattgttaagcattgtgaagcggtatataagtctaagtgctattgctattgctatttctgatctggactaccttaaagggctgATTATAACTTATCTTCTTTTTCCACCTTCATCCCTTCATTTCTTATTTGCCATGAATGAACAAACACGCAAACATTCCATAAACATTCCAATACCATTAATGGGCTTCATAATTTATACAATCAAAATCTAATTGCAGCAGGAATGTCTCCCTTATATATTACCAATAGCAAGCAATGCCTTTCCTATTTTTCCTTAATTAATACTCACATTGCGTTGTGTTATTTTATTCCTTTGCTCTGAAAGTTAAACTTTCACTTAAAATAAAGTGCCATGTAAATTCCATCAAGGTCCTGGAATCATTTTTCATGATTTGtagaccccacccccaccctacaGAGTTTACATTTTGTTCCTGCTGAGGTGTCTGTGTAACCTTGAGCTTCTTGTTGCCATATGTGACTGCCATTCCTAATGAGCGTAAGAGACAACTGACCTAATGGGCCCTTTATCCAAAGACTTAATGAGAACAAATTAAGAGTCACATTGAAGCATATCTGCTTTTTGGGCTGCTGACCTACCTAGAGACcctcccacatttttttttttaaaaaacagacctTAATTGCAAATTAACCTTCTAGCTAGCAGATCTTTGATTGAAACGGCACTGCAACAATGCTAAATTCTGAAGATACAAATTTGCATCAACATGCTTAAGGGGTTTTTGGCAAGCATTTTGAAACTAATGTTGAataattgtttatatatatatatatgtatgtatgtatatatgtatatatatgtaggtccttggctattcgggttctctcccgcgtaaaattggaagtgtcttggcgacgtttcgacgaagtctcattcgtcatcttcaggcttcagcttcgtgcttctgagcacgaagctgaagcctgaagatgacgaatggtttCGTCAACgccgcaagacacttccaattttacggagaaaacccaacaaccaaagacctatatacaaacaccgtgaaaacctcagaaaacatgtatatatatatatatatatatataggtctttggttgttcgggttttctccgtgtaaaattggaagtgtcttggcggcgtttcgtgaagtctcattcgtcatcttcaggcttcagccgtgcttctgagcacggctgaagcctgaagatgacgaatggtttCGTCAACgccgcaagacacttccaattttacacggagagaACCAATAACATTCTGtctaaacacccgcgaaaacctcagaaaacatgtatatatatatatatatatatatataggtctttggttgttcgggttttcccccgtgtaaaattggaagtgtcttggcgacgtttcgacgaagtctcattcgtcatcttcaggcttcaaccgtgcttctgggagcaatgtgatcaccaaggcgtcgccaagacacttccaattttacacggagaaaacccaacaaccaaagacctatatacaaacaccgtgaaaacctcagaaaacaaatatatatatatatatatatatatatatatatatatatatatatatatatatatatatatatatatatatatatatatatgtctttagttgttcgggttttctccgtgtaaaattggaagtgtcttggcgatgtttcgtgaagtctcattcgtcatcttcaggcttcagcttcgtgcttctgggagcaatgtgtgatcaccaagacgtcgccaagacacttccaattttacacgggagaaaacccgaacaac includes the following:
- the CHST11 gene encoding carbohydrate sulfotransferase 11 isoform X2, with translation MKQALLEVMRINRICRMVLVTCLGSFALVIFYFQIIRRNSFGMDICCRKGSRSPLQELYNPTQLELSSTAILHQIRRDQVTDTCRANSMSNKKRRVLTPNDLKHLVVDEDHELIYCYVPKVACTNWKRVMMVLTGRGKYTDPMEIPANEAHVSSNLKTLNQYSIPEINHRLKNYMKFLFVREPFERLVSAYRNKFTQKYNTSFHKRYGTKIVKRQRKNATQEALQKGDDVKFEEFVSYLIDPQTQREEPFNEHWQTVFSLCHPCHIHYDLIGKYETLEEDSNYILQLAGVGNYLKFPTYAKSTRTTDEMTAEFFQNISSEHQTQLYEVYKLDFLMFNYSVPSYLKLE
- the CHST11 gene encoding carbohydrate sulfotransferase 11 isoform X1 gives rise to the protein MKQALLEVMRINRICRMVLVTCLGSFALVIFYFQSMLHPVIRRNSFGMDICCRKGSRSPLQELYNPTQLELSSTAILHQIRRDQVTDTCRANSMSNKKRRVLTPNDLKHLVVDEDHELIYCYVPKVACTNWKRVMMVLTGRGKYTDPMEIPANEAHVSSNLKTLNQYSIPEINHRLKNYMKFLFVREPFERLVSAYRNKFTQKYNTSFHKRYGTKIVKRQRKNATQEALQKGDDVKFEEFVSYLIDPQTQREEPFNEHWQTVFSLCHPCHIHYDLIGKYETLEEDSNYILQLAGVGNYLKFPTYAKSTRTTDEMTAEFFQNISSEHQTQLYEVYKLDFLMFNYSVPSYLKLE